One stretch of Corynebacterium imitans DNA includes these proteins:
- a CDS encoding sensor histidine kinase, protein MLPRSTLAIVGKSQATRAVQQVVNEAIGGTHDILAADNVEHLRSLLDGDPLALVTVTVHEDGLAADHPLLELISEPGFEYTRVMVLTTAPEIAGLDALTDMGRLDMLVFTPAIKPEALLHNIQQQLNRYWYMRAKRDPSIAGTFDLPEVTELDVGLTDQEIITRIIEAADKHLGYQPRLTFPPGVYLTKEGHYVEEVIFALSGQVLLQRFTDAGDIVMHHASTGHVIGLLALASNRVGFFTARTTTEVVAVQLPTEQVDYLIRQEPELSRLFNILFVRSYDRRLRRAEDIQIEQHELTAQLEEERARLTTALHNLEAARRELMSQARFASLGELAAGVAHELNNPMAAIERTADHLAEDVEGLITSSPNRRWREATSHALEAARSSHAVSTKEARALRRELTEVTGDRALAQRWVLAGLHDVDFAKQVRANRRLDYETVEHAASIGTALRNLSTASTRITQLVASLRAYARPDGDPVTDVDVHQSIEDTLQLIAHKLRGVEVKRDFAELPHVTCTPGQIAQVWTNLITNAAEAIEESGKGSTITIRTSASKPGWVRVEVIDDGPGIPPERIDKLFEPRFTTKNGEVRFGMGIGLSICRGIVSAHHGTIELTSSTNGTCATVGLPIDGPHAHDEGDTP, encoded by the coding sequence ATGCTGCCACGCTCCACCCTCGCCATCGTGGGCAAATCCCAGGCCACACGCGCCGTGCAGCAGGTGGTCAACGAGGCGATCGGCGGCACGCACGACATCCTCGCCGCCGATAATGTGGAGCACCTGCGCTCGCTTCTCGACGGCGACCCGCTCGCCCTCGTCACCGTCACCGTCCACGAGGACGGCCTCGCCGCCGACCACCCGCTGTTGGAGCTGATCTCCGAGCCCGGTTTTGAGTACACCCGCGTCATGGTGCTGACCACCGCCCCCGAGATCGCGGGCCTGGACGCGCTCACAGACATGGGCCGACTCGACATGCTCGTGTTCACCCCGGCGATCAAGCCGGAAGCACTCCTGCACAACATCCAGCAGCAGCTCAACCGCTACTGGTACATGCGCGCCAAGCGCGACCCCTCGATCGCCGGCACCTTCGACTTACCCGAGGTCACCGAGCTGGACGTCGGGCTGACGGACCAGGAGATCATCACCCGCATCATCGAGGCCGCAGACAAGCACTTGGGCTACCAACCGCGCCTGACCTTCCCTCCTGGGGTCTACCTGACGAAGGAGGGCCACTACGTCGAGGAGGTCATCTTCGCGCTCTCCGGTCAAGTGCTGCTGCAGCGCTTTACCGACGCCGGCGACATCGTCATGCACCACGCCTCCACCGGGCATGTGATCGGTCTACTCGCGCTTGCGAGCAACCGGGTCGGCTTCTTCACCGCCCGTACCACCACCGAGGTGGTCGCAGTCCAGTTGCCCACCGAACAGGTCGACTACCTCATCCGCCAGGAGCCAGAGCTTTCGCGCCTGTTCAATATCCTGTTTGTGCGCTCCTACGACCGCCGCCTGCGCCGCGCCGAAGACATCCAGATCGAGCAGCACGAGCTCACCGCGCAGTTGGAAGAAGAACGGGCGCGGCTGACCACGGCACTGCACAACCTCGAGGCGGCGCGCCGCGAGCTGATGAGCCAGGCGCGCTTCGCCTCGCTCGGCGAACTCGCCGCCGGCGTGGCCCACGAGCTGAACAACCCAATGGCGGCGATCGAACGCACCGCGGACCACCTCGCCGAAGACGTCGAAGGACTCATCACCTCCAGCCCAAACCGCAGGTGGCGGGAGGCGACCAGCCACGCACTGGAGGCGGCGCGCAGCTCGCATGCGGTGAGCACCAAGGAGGCCCGTGCGCTGCGGCGCGAGCTGACCGAAGTCACCGGCGATAGGGCGCTCGCCCAGCGCTGGGTGCTTGCGGGCTTGCACGACGTGGACTTTGCCAAGCAGGTGCGCGCGAATCGACGCTTGGACTACGAGACGGTGGAGCACGCGGCGTCGATAGGCACTGCCCTACGCAACCTCTCCACCGCATCGACGCGCATTACGCAGCTGGTGGCCTCGCTGCGCGCCTACGCACGGCCTGACGGCGACCCGGTCACCGACGTGGACGTGCACCAGAGCATCGAAGACACCCTGCAGCTGATCGCCCACAAACTGCGCGGCGTGGAGGTCAAACGGGACTTCGCCGAACTGCCGCACGTGACGTGTACGCCCGGGCAGATCGCGCAGGTGTGGACGAACCTGATCACCAACGCCGCCGAGGCGATCGAGGAGTCCGGCAAAGGCTCCACCATCACGATTCGCACAAGCGCCTCGAAGCCTGGCTGGGTGCGCGTCGAGGTCATCGACGACGGACCGGGCATCCCGCCCGAGCGCATCGATAAGCTCTTCGAGCCCCGCTTTACCACGAAGAACGGGGAGGTCCGCTTCGGTATGGGCATCGGCTTAAGCATCTGCCGCGGCATCGTCAGCGCACACCACGGCACGATCGAACTGACCTCTTCTACCAACGGCACCTGCGCCACCGTGGGCCTGCCCATCGACGGCCCGCACGCACACGACGAAGGAGACACACCATGA
- a CDS encoding response regulator produces the protein MNLAILILEDEAEVRAAVERDLLPFAEHIRVEVASDVEEAWEVIDELTEDGDVLALALCDHRMPGTTGVEFLVQMMDDDRTAATRKVLVTGQAQLRDTVRAVNEANLDHYIAKPWDVDELHQVVRTMLTDYVEDMDIDPLPYLDVLDATRAMEIVRRR, from the coding sequence ATGAACCTTGCCATCCTGATCCTTGAGGACGAGGCGGAAGTCCGCGCCGCCGTCGAGCGCGACCTTTTGCCCTTTGCCGAGCACATCCGCGTAGAGGTCGCCTCCGACGTGGAGGAAGCGTGGGAGGTGATCGACGAGCTCACCGAAGACGGCGACGTACTCGCACTCGCGCTGTGCGACCACCGCATGCCCGGCACCACCGGCGTGGAGTTCTTGGTCCAGATGATGGACGACGACCGCACCGCCGCCACCCGCAAAGTCCTGGTCACCGGCCAGGCCCAGCTGCGCGACACGGTACGCGCGGTCAACGAGGCCAACCTGGACCACTACATTGCCAAGCCCTGGGACGTCGACGAGCTGCACCAGGTAGTGCGCACCATGCTCACCGACTACGTCGAGGACATGGATATCGATCCCCTGCCCTACCTCGACGTCCTCGACGCGACGCGCGCGATGGAGATTGTCCGCCGCCGTTAG